From a region of the Vanessa atalanta chromosome 13, ilVanAtal1.2, whole genome shotgun sequence genome:
- the LOC125068260 gene encoding membrane-bound alkaline phosphatase-like isoform X1 yields MAHAQVLIVLLVLAISHIGADDAVSTPKPKKVLDTVMNPSYIPADEKHGSYWRKTASEVLKSKLKETINTNKAKNGIMFIGDGMSLATVMAARTFAGQLERELGEDNVLDFEKFPVTGLARTYCIDAQVPDSACTATSYLTGVKTKYGVIGLDGNVTRGSCYSQLHKGNWSPSIGQWALANGLDVGLVTTTRVTHASPAGMYAHTSERNWESDADVPAECLSLGCKDIAYQLITSNPGRQFKVIMGGGRREFTPNVTNPLTNSTGKRLDGIDLIDLWHEDKVDLNVTHQYVTDRSELMKVFNSDDLPEYLLGLFQNDHMDYHLKANNQPTLEEMVEVAIKMLSRNEKGYFLFVEGGRIDHAHHDSYAHLALDETVEYAKAVKKAKELTNEAETLIVVSSDHAHTMTVAGYPSRGNDILGVVDTAKGADGVPYTTLSYANGKATSFNEEGRIDVTLHSEFSNRELEYSYPSLVPLDSETHGGEDVAVFASGPWQHLFTSSYEQSVIPHMMAYAMCLGDNPHENCMPKHRRAFWTSNGFNMRPNKYYLLSLCAVILLVSKIYM; encoded by the exons ATGATGCCGTATCCACTCCAAAACCAAAAAAAGTCCTAGACACAGTCATGAACCCGTCCTACATACCCGCAGACGAGAAGCACGGCTCCTATTGGAGGAAAACAGCGTCAGAAGTATTGAAGTCTAAGCTCAAAGAAACCATCAACACCAATAAAGCCAAGAATGGTATAATGTTCATCGGTGATGGAATGTCCTTGGCTACTGTCATGGCGGCCAGGACGTTCGCTGGGCAGCTAGAGAGAGAACTCGGAGAAGACAACGTTTTAGATTTTGAAAAGTTTCCAGTCACTGGGCTAGCGAGA ACTTACTGCATAGACGCTCAAGTGCCAGATTCAGCTTGTACCGCTACATCCTACCTCACAGGAGTTAAGACCAAGTATGGAGTCATTGGTCTGGATGGCAACGTTACTAGAGGTTCCTGCTACTCGCAACTACATAAAGGCAACTGGTCACCGTCTATTGGACAGTGGGCGTTGGCGAATGGATTGGATGTTG GTCTCGTTACTACCACTCGTGTGACCCACGCCTCACCGGCTGGGATGTACGCCCACACATCCGAGAGGAACTGGGAGTCAGACGCAGATGTTCCTGCTGAGTGTCTGAGCCTAGGGTGCAAGGACATAGCCTATCAGCTGATCACGAGCAACCCTGGCAGGCAatttaag gtGATAATGGGAGGTGGGCGTCGCGAGTTCACGCCAAACGTTACAAACCCTTTAACCAACAGTACTGGCAAACGTCTAGATGGCATTGACCTGATTGACCTCTGGCATGAAGATAAAGTTGACTTAAATGTCACCCACCAGTACGTTACAGACAGAAGTGAGCTGATGAAG GTCTTCAATTCAGATGACTTGCCCGAATATCTTCTTGGCCTGTTCCAAAACGACCACATGGACTATCACTTGAAGGCCAATAATCAGCCAACGCTAGAAGAAATGGTAGAAGTAGCTATAAAGATGCTGAGCAGAAACGAAAAGGGATACTTTTTGTTTGTGGAAG gTGGCAGAATAGATCACGCCCATCATGACAGCTACGCTCATTTAGCACTGGATGAAACTGTTGAATATGCTAAAGCCGTTAAGAAAGCTAAAGAACTAACAAATGAAGCAGAAACTCTCATTGTCGTATCTTCAGATCACGCACACACAATGACAGTAGCCGGTTACCCATCAAGGGGTAATGATATCCTAGGGGTTGTTGATACAGCTAAAGGAGCTGATGGTGTACCATATACCACTCTAAGTTATGCTAACGGAAAAGCCACGTCCTTTAATGAAGAAGGAAGGATTGATGTGACATTACATAGTGAATTTTCCAATC GTGAGTTGGAATATTCATATCCCAGCTTAGTTCCTCTGGACTCAGAAACGCACGGAGGTGAGGACGTCGCCGTGTTTGCCAGTGGACCTTGGCAGCATTTATTCACATCTAGCTACGAACAATCCGTCATACCACACATGATGGCATATGCAATGTGCTTGGGTGACAATCCCCATGAGAATTGTATGCCAAAACATCGAAGAGCATTCTGGACCAGTAACGGATTTAATATGAGaccaaataagtattatttattaagtttatgtgCTGTGATATTATtagttagtaaaatatatatgtag
- the LOC125068260 gene encoding membrane-bound alkaline phosphatase-like isoform X2, producing MFTILCVLTTVGAVQGIYFDDAVSTPKPKKVLDTVMNPSYIPADEKHGSYWRKTASEVLKSKLKETINTNKAKNGIMFIGDGMSLATVMAARTFAGQLERELGEDNVLDFEKFPVTGLARTYCIDAQVPDSACTATSYLTGVKTKYGVIGLDGNVTRGSCYSQLHKGNWSPSIGQWALANGLDVGLVTTTRVTHASPAGMYAHTSERNWESDADVPAECLSLGCKDIAYQLITSNPGRQFKVIMGGGRREFTPNVTNPLTNSTGKRLDGIDLIDLWHEDKVDLNVTHQYVTDRSELMKVFNSDDLPEYLLGLFQNDHMDYHLKANNQPTLEEMVEVAIKMLSRNEKGYFLFVEGGRIDHAHHDSYAHLALDETVEYAKAVKKAKELTNEAETLIVVSSDHAHTMTVAGYPSRGNDILGVVDTAKGADGVPYTTLSYANGKATSFNEEGRIDVTLHSEFSNRELEYSYPSLVPLDSETHGGEDVAVFASGPWQHLFTSSYEQSVIPHMMAYAMCLGDNPHENCMPKHRRAFWTSNGFNMRPNKYYLLSLCAVILLVSKIYM from the exons ATGATGCCGTATCCACTCCAAAACCAAAAAAAGTCCTAGACACAGTCATGAACCCGTCCTACATACCCGCAGACGAGAAGCACGGCTCCTATTGGAGGAAAACAGCGTCAGAAGTATTGAAGTCTAAGCTCAAAGAAACCATCAACACCAATAAAGCCAAGAATGGTATAATGTTCATCGGTGATGGAATGTCCTTGGCTACTGTCATGGCGGCCAGGACGTTCGCTGGGCAGCTAGAGAGAGAACTCGGAGAAGACAACGTTTTAGATTTTGAAAAGTTTCCAGTCACTGGGCTAGCGAGA ACTTACTGCATAGACGCTCAAGTGCCAGATTCAGCTTGTACCGCTACATCCTACCTCACAGGAGTTAAGACCAAGTATGGAGTCATTGGTCTGGATGGCAACGTTACTAGAGGTTCCTGCTACTCGCAACTACATAAAGGCAACTGGTCACCGTCTATTGGACAGTGGGCGTTGGCGAATGGATTGGATGTTG GTCTCGTTACTACCACTCGTGTGACCCACGCCTCACCGGCTGGGATGTACGCCCACACATCCGAGAGGAACTGGGAGTCAGACGCAGATGTTCCTGCTGAGTGTCTGAGCCTAGGGTGCAAGGACATAGCCTATCAGCTGATCACGAGCAACCCTGGCAGGCAatttaag gtGATAATGGGAGGTGGGCGTCGCGAGTTCACGCCAAACGTTACAAACCCTTTAACCAACAGTACTGGCAAACGTCTAGATGGCATTGACCTGATTGACCTCTGGCATGAAGATAAAGTTGACTTAAATGTCACCCACCAGTACGTTACAGACAGAAGTGAGCTGATGAAG GTCTTCAATTCAGATGACTTGCCCGAATATCTTCTTGGCCTGTTCCAAAACGACCACATGGACTATCACTTGAAGGCCAATAATCAGCCAACGCTAGAAGAAATGGTAGAAGTAGCTATAAAGATGCTGAGCAGAAACGAAAAGGGATACTTTTTGTTTGTGGAAG gTGGCAGAATAGATCACGCCCATCATGACAGCTACGCTCATTTAGCACTGGATGAAACTGTTGAATATGCTAAAGCCGTTAAGAAAGCTAAAGAACTAACAAATGAAGCAGAAACTCTCATTGTCGTATCTTCAGATCACGCACACACAATGACAGTAGCCGGTTACCCATCAAGGGGTAATGATATCCTAGGGGTTGTTGATACAGCTAAAGGAGCTGATGGTGTACCATATACCACTCTAAGTTATGCTAACGGAAAAGCCACGTCCTTTAATGAAGAAGGAAGGATTGATGTGACATTACATAGTGAATTTTCCAATC GTGAGTTGGAATATTCATATCCCAGCTTAGTTCCTCTGGACTCAGAAACGCACGGAGGTGAGGACGTCGCCGTGTTTGCCAGTGGACCTTGGCAGCATTTATTCACATCTAGCTACGAACAATCCGTCATACCACACATGATGGCATATGCAATGTGCTTGGGTGACAATCCCCATGAGAATTGTATGCCAAAACATCGAAGAGCATTCTGGACCAGTAACGGATTTAATATGAGaccaaataagtattatttattaagtttatgtgCTGTGATATTATtagttagtaaaatatatatgtag